The following coding sequences lie in one Flagellimonas eckloniae genomic window:
- a CDS encoding DUF3987 domain-containing protein, translating into MSSSYISKTDLMSVTENGWLYFSKLFPELEKPANKGQNCKNIINRFRDEENPSLRIYCKNGVWKAIDFADPDYNGDMFKFYAAVEGLNEVKGNFIQIMNGIYKEVTGKEPPLLKGTAPKFETAELPEGVDYLIEDIPFESLGKDEKNFLAKYHIDPEVMKSNSSYFIQSQTFRRDNGEALRLNKKPKEVMIAHKVAESAKIYQPYKKEFKFTWRGGMPKEYVYGIHLLKKSFKDIQDGEHKNQPLSLVCCAGEKDALVLQSMGYKAFCLSSETNTYFPETLLCYILDFHDALNDKFELVILYDKDETGKKCAEKIVEYQSKHEYNIRIVELPDTLVQKGGKDVSDFISLGFPKEDLIELIGAKPFSPESSVSPQEDNLDPVEEEESTDSSPVMDNEDALQISYETLPTFLGECLVPFDGEIKLMMLLSFLTTIGSTMHKVIGRFRDDYIYPNLFTIIIAPPASGKSQIKWARNLILPIDEFLIENSKQAISQFREQQELVKNGDMDSSELGPEPAYEVKLIPCDITSAAWIKQMSDNNGYGLMYDTEIDGLVQSNSGNLRSFSDYLRKSYEGEPLSVMRKKDREHIRVEKGKLSLLISGTPQQFYRLIPDGENGLFSRVIPFRFNGLDRWLSVFKDEEFDFTKHFETLSEQILEYFLNLESLPEPVTFLFSDSQKIKLDQVFEKRIEWIKTIAGFDGRATVNRLGAITFKIAMILTTLRRLETDSMHNSFQCTPEDFNSAMAISELILNNAIDVLRQMNEERAENLFRGIKLDYYYALPSQFTFAESQQIAEDMCIKPKTAEKWIYLLRDKAFLVNPKKGHFKKVG; encoded by the coding sequence ATGAGTAGTTCATATATATCAAAAACGGATCTTATGTCCGTTACAGAAAATGGTTGGCTTTATTTTTCCAAACTATTCCCAGAATTGGAAAAGCCCGCCAACAAAGGTCAAAACTGCAAAAACATAATAAACAGATTCAGAGACGAAGAGAATCCTTCGCTGAGGATATATTGTAAAAATGGAGTTTGGAAGGCTATTGATTTTGCTGATCCAGATTATAATGGCGACATGTTTAAATTCTATGCTGCTGTAGAAGGTTTGAATGAGGTTAAGGGAAACTTTATCCAAATAATGAATGGCATCTACAAAGAAGTTACTGGAAAGGAACCTCCTTTATTGAAAGGAACCGCTCCAAAATTTGAAACAGCTGAGTTGCCAGAAGGTGTGGATTACCTAATAGAGGATATTCCTTTTGAAAGTTTAGGTAAAGATGAAAAAAACTTCTTGGCAAAATATCATATTGATCCGGAAGTCATGAAGAGCAATAGCTCTTACTTTATCCAATCACAAACCTTCAGAAGGGACAACGGTGAGGCATTAAGGTTGAACAAAAAGCCAAAAGAAGTGATGATTGCCCATAAGGTAGCGGAATCGGCAAAGATTTACCAGCCTTATAAAAAGGAGTTTAAGTTCACATGGCGAGGAGGTATGCCAAAAGAATATGTTTATGGGATTCACCTCTTAAAAAAGTCTTTCAAAGATATTCAGGATGGTGAACACAAAAATCAACCTTTATCATTAGTCTGCTGTGCTGGGGAAAAAGATGCATTGGTACTGCAATCCATGGGATATAAAGCATTCTGTCTGTCTTCAGAAACCAACACTTACTTTCCCGAAACATTGTTGTGCTACATTCTAGATTTCCATGATGCTCTGAACGACAAATTTGAACTTGTGATTTTATACGACAAGGATGAGACAGGAAAAAAATGTGCCGAGAAAATTGTTGAGTACCAAAGTAAACACGAATACAACATTAGGATAGTTGAACTACCTGACACATTAGTTCAAAAGGGAGGTAAAGATGTGTCTGACTTCATTTCACTGGGTTTCCCGAAAGAGGATCTAATTGAACTGATTGGTGCAAAGCCTTTCTCCCCTGAATCCTCTGTTTCCCCTCAAGAAGATAATTTAGACCCAGTAGAGGAAGAAGAGAGTACAGACTCTTCACCTGTAATGGACAATGAAGATGCCCTCCAAATATCCTATGAAACCCTACCTACATTTTTAGGAGAATGCCTTGTGCCATTTGACGGTGAAATTAAATTGATGATGCTGTTATCATTTTTAACAACTATTGGAAGTACAATGCACAAGGTAATTGGTCGCTTTAGAGACGACTATATTTACCCAAACCTGTTTACCATAATTATAGCTCCACCCGCTTCGGGTAAAAGCCAGATTAAATGGGCTAGAAATTTAATCTTGCCTATTGATGAATTCTTAATAGAAAACTCCAAACAGGCTATAAGTCAATTCAGGGAACAACAAGAGCTTGTAAAAAATGGTGATATGGATTCCAGTGAACTTGGTCCTGAACCTGCTTATGAGGTAAAATTAATTCCGTGTGATATTACTTCAGCTGCTTGGATTAAACAGATGAGTGACAATAATGGTTATGGCCTAATGTATGACACCGAAATTGATGGCTTGGTTCAGTCCAATAGTGGCAACTTAAGATCTTTTAGTGATTATTTACGGAAATCCTACGAAGGTGAACCTCTTAGTGTGATGCGCAAAAAGGACAGGGAGCACATAAGAGTTGAAAAGGGAAAGTTGTCATTACTAATCTCTGGAACCCCACAACAATTCTATAGGTTAATACCAGATGGAGAAAATGGCTTGTTCAGCCGTGTAATCCCATTTAGATTCAATGGTCTCGACCGATGGTTAAGTGTCTTCAAGGATGAAGAATTTGATTTTACCAAACACTTTGAGACCTTAAGTGAACAGATTTTGGAATACTTCCTCAACCTTGAATCGCTTCCTGAACCTGTAACATTTCTGTTCAGTGATTCCCAAAAAATCAAGCTAGATCAAGTATTTGAAAAAAGGATTGAATGGATAAAGACCATTGCTGGATTCGACGGTAGGGCTACGGTCAATAGGCTAGGGGCAATTACTTTTAAAATTGCAATGATACTCACAACACTTAGGAGACTGGAAACAGATAGCATGCATAACAGTTTCCAATGCACTCCAGAAGACTTTAATTCAGCAATGGCAATCAGCGAACTGATACTCAATAATGCCATTGATGTTTTAAGGCAGATGAATGAGGAACGAGCTGAAAACCTATTTAGAGGTATCAAATTGGATTACTACTATGCCCTTCCATCACAGTTCACCTTTGCAGAATCCCAACAGATTGCTGAGGACATGTGTATAAAGCCCAAAACAGCAGAAAAATGGATTTATCTACTAAGGGATAAAGCATTCTTGGTCAATCCAAAGAAGGGTCACTTCAAAAAAGTAGGTTAA